The Clavelina lepadiformis chromosome 3, kaClaLepa1.1, whole genome shotgun sequence region tcagttgtttaccaaacttaaattctctttaatgacgttcagataaattacctcgcttgaactggtgtgccatatatatactattgtaatgtttacaatcttccctttttcctttttcacTTGTTACCaagcgcaatgtaacattcagtaagattTGTCCGAAGGTGAAAGCTTTTGggtctgataataaataaaaatgggaactttatcatttatagacagaattaagcaactaacagcatagtcacgccgtttgagaaatgagaactcatatcatcaaagcagaagtaaaacaagtcatAAACCAtaaatcgtcctcgctcatattgtgACAATAACCGCCAGTGTACGCGGTCTTTATGgcgaatatgtttgttgtgtaatacttcacacaagtaatacagcAGCGAACTAATATTTGTCATACCATCTCGATTAGACTGTTTTGCTTCTCATAGAAATATTATATTCTTCATTTGAACGCAATCAAGCAAGCAATCGGGAAACTAAAAACTCGGGAATTCATACGTCATCACATCTCATGCgttttatttacaaacaagTCCATGCTGTGCTCAAGTGCAAGGCCAGGTGGTGAAGCATTTCTAATATTTGCAGAAGCTCTGATATAACTTAAACCGTAAGTGGTCTGTTATAGAAAGCAGATTGTTGAAATGGTGCATTTAGTCTGCAAAGCTGGTCATGATTCATGAGTTGTTTTGCTAGTCTAAAGGCAGATAGGTCAGTCCTATACCAGCACATTCGTTATTTGTGATTGTGATTTGCGTTTGTTAATTGGTTGTTTGGTCAGACAGTCGAcacaaaacagcaaaatatttttgatagcTTATACCGGCTAACTATATATAGCGGcttttgtttcatcttgttgcgTGGGGGATTTTTCACccaaaacagcaaatttttcaatttggcCTACTAGCATTTATTTCACCTGCAGGTTTGTAGTTAATACCGGTGTACCAggttgttttgattgtatttattgtattattatttactgataTGTTAAATATTTGAGAGTGATCATTTCActgtaagtaggtcacgctgcctattgttaaatataggcggttaggttaggagaacgggtttgcaaaaagttgattttaggtGTTACTGGAGTTAGTTagttagattagaaggtagatttaggttaagcTTAGGTTGATGTTAAATCGTTTAAGTCAGGATGAAAAAAAAccgtgaaaaatagctttgaacacAGTTTTTATCCAGTGTAACATTGGAAGACCAAATATTTATCTGCTCGAgttatcatttttttaatttaacctGTTTTCCAGTTTTGTTAACTTCAATTACTGGCACCTGATTTGCATAAATAACTTAATGATGTCATCCAATGAGGGTTTGGAAACGTCACCTCCTGAAGCGATCAAgcttaaaaagaaaataactttaattaacGGAGTCACCCTGATCATTGGAAACATTATTGGATCaggaatttttttaactcCCAAAGGAGTCCAAGAACGTTGCGGTTCACCAGGTGTCAGTCTTATCATTTGGTCGATCTGTGGAGTTTTTTCTCTGGTTGGTGCTTTATGCTACGCAGAACTTGGAACAACAATTGTCAAGTCAGGTGCCAGCTATGCCTACATTCTGGAAGCCTTCGGTCCACTTGTTGGATTTGTTCGACTTTGGATATCGGTGCTTATCATCGAACCAACTGTGCAGGCTGTGATTGCAATAACATTTGCAACTTATCTAATCCAACCGTTCTATCCAACTTGCGAGCCACCATTTGTAGCTGTTAGGCTGTTGGCAGCAGTTTGCATGATAATAATCATGTTAATGAACTGTTGGAGTGTACGATATGGGACTAGAATACAAGATGTGTTTGCTTatgcaaaagtttttgcctTGATTGTCATAATCATAACAGGAATTGTGTTTCTGTTTAACGGCAAAGGTTCTGGGTCACTATCCAAACCATGGGCTGGTACAACATCAGATGTTGGTGATATCGCATTTGCATTGTATTCTGGCCTTTACTCATATGCTGGATGGGATACTCTTAATTTCATGGTGGAGGAGCTGCAAGATCCTTATCGGAATCTTCCGAGAGCGATCTTTATTTCAATGCCCATTTGTActttgatttatttgtttgcaaacGTCGCATATTATGCTGTCCTCACTCCGGCTGACATCATCGCTTCTGATGCTGTAGCAGTTGGATTTGCCGGGAAAACTCTTGGAGTTTTTAGTTGGATCATTCCTATTTTTGTTGCCATGTCAACCTTTGGTGCGCTTAATTCCTCGCTAATGGCATCATCTCGGTTATTTTTCACTGGCGCCAGAGAGCAGCATCTTCCCGACTACTTTGCAATGGTCAGTCCGGATCATTTCACCCCGGTGCCCAGCTTACTTCTGTCAGGCTGCCTCACACTCGTCTACCTGTGCGTCGGGGACATTTTCAAACTCATCAATTACTATAGTTTCATGTACTGGCTGACAGTTGGTCTGTCTATAATTGGGCAGATATATCTTCGTTATAAAAGGCCAGATCTTCCGCGACCCTTGAAAGTCAACATAATATTTCCGATAATATTTTCCTTGGCCTGTTGTTTCTTGGTGATTGTGCCATTCTACTCAGAGACTGTCGAATCTTTGATTGGCACGGCGATACTCCTCACTGGCGTGCCCATCTACTTCTACTTCATCTACTTGAACCCGGGACGTCGACCGGCTTGCTTGCACTCGGTCACACATCACATGACCTCCTTCCTGCAGAAGATTTTCCCGGTTGTGATGTCAGAATCAGATTTAGAAGGGGAATTTTAAGAGAAAGAAACTTCCCAAAATTTACTTGTTTGGCGTTTGTAGTTTTTAACGATGCTTTCAGTGTTTGCATAATTGCACAAACTGTGGGAAGTATTGCAATTACTTGTCATGCAGCATCTAGAATAGTTGGTGTATAAAAGCATTGAAACAAATGTGAGGTAGGCTACTCAGACTAGTGTTATTGTATAGAGCTTGGCGCAGCTCATTGTAGTGAATGTATCAACAGTTTTAATATGATGCGAAGCCAATTGTTGTTCTATCTTGCATACCACTACCTTTGTTGACACTTGCTATCTTTCTCTActacatgacaaaataatgtttaactCACGCTCTTGCCTTGTGGTGCAATAATAATGCTTGTGCTGTCTTATTATTCTGTGTTACCAGCTGCCGTTAGTTGATAGATTTCTATCTATTTTGCCTTGCCAGTTTATTATAATATGTAAAATTAATCATAATCTACTAGTTTTAGCTTGACGTGCTGTTCACCTTTATTATACACAAAAACACATGAAATCTACACAATCtctgtttttttcattttattgacaatAATTCTTCATACTTGGTTACCGTTTAATTAAGAAGATGATAATTACAAAACTACCTTTGTTATTATGATGGATGAACTTGTTTATATACCAAGCCAACAATGTTACTTTCTTACAGTGtttgtcatattttttacCTTCATGATCTgtattacaatgtttgttacTTGGTGTTGTCAGCTGTTGAACATTTCACAAATAATATAGTCGATATAAACACAACGCGCTTCTGTTTGCAGGTTATTGTTGTTCATAGGTGAATATATCGATGATCTGATGCATAGATATTGAGTAATCTCACTGATGAAGTAGCACAAAGCTGCATCACAGTTTGAAACAGATTTCTCGTTTCATTGAAGTTAAACGTTGAAACAGAAAATTGGTAAAGTTGGACCCAATTAACCTATCACTTACCACTTTTGGTGTTTATGACAGGTTGTTTGTTCACATTTATCCAATTTTAATTCATATTAATCACATCTAACACAAGCTAAGCATCATGTCTGTTGCAATTCGACGTATCTTGCTCGGGTTGGACAAAAAAGTTCAGTCGCGGCTGTCACCTGCGATGAGAAGCAAATGGAATCATCCTGCAGGTTCGTGTCAAGTCAGTCAGCAATGACTTTAACTTGGGATTTTATGAAATGATCTTGTGATTTTTGCAGGGCCAAAGACAATCCACTTCTGGTGTCCTGTCTGCAAATGGGTGAGACCCTTCAGACTTTTAATCCCGCTGCGTTAGTTTTAATCAAAGTTACACAATAACATTTCAGGGTCTTGTGTTTACTGGGATGTCCGACTTCGCACGACCGGCTTCTGCGTTAAGTTTAAATCAATCGCTCTCTCTTGGTGTCACTGGATCCATCTGGGCTCGCTACTGCCTCGTCATCATCCCCAAGAACTACTTCCTCTGCTCTTGCAACGTCTTTCTCGGATTGACCGGGCTCGTTCAAACTGCTCGTGTGCTCAAGTAAGATTTCTAACAATGTAACAGCTTTGgtgttttttgttgattttattgtgaaaaacTTGTTGACAGATACAAATCTGAGCAACCTGCAGCTGAAGAAGAAATCGCCTGAtccattgttttttttgaagtgcttccattttttaaaacatttttagtcGAAATTAGAACATGTTCATTATGGTCATATTGGCCGCTATAAACCTGATAAAGTTATTTCAGGTCTTCAAGCTCCGTATGCAATGCTTTGTATTAATTTATGTCGGTTgcacaaaatatttgcgcAATGTTAATGCGTTTGATTGCGGTTGGGGCGAATATTTATTACTTGTCTGTTCTCATGTTCTCTGCcttttgtgtaattttaatCAAATATCCATTCTTATGACATCGCTGATTAGCTTTTGAAGTTGACTTAAGTAATTTCTATGGGCTACCGATCtgtattaaaacatttcagtgAAATAAGATGAGAAAATGTCGTTTGTGaactgatgacgtcatgttgATAAATTTAACAGAATATTATTTTCCAACTTATCCGCATTATGACAAACTCATTTTCTTTTTCgcatttttgtgattttctttcttttatcaacaaaaacaatggTGTTTTGCCCAGCAATTGAATTACGATTCCTCTTGTATATGACACTTATATAATTATCGAAGAAACATATCGATTCCACATTTAGCCTATCAACCACAAGGGTAAATtctatacatatatataattcGTATTACAGACAATTAAACCCAAGGATTAAGAGTTGAAGAGGAATTATGATtaatattcaaatattttgtgtcaACACAACAAGCAGGAAACACACAGTGTTCCCAGGCACCAGTTTATCGGTAGTGCATATCAGGCATGTGCTGAGTGAAACACGAATCCGAAAATCACACACAAATATCAACGCACGGATGCGAGATTACATATTGAAAGTAAATTCCAACCAAAACACCAGTTTAAACTTTGATAAGCAGCAAACAGTCACCAAGAAAATTCTGTCCATCAACGGAGCTATAGGAGTCCAGGGTTTGAAAATTAGGCCTATTTCGTGAATATCATGATATTGGTTTCGTGGTCTACCTGCAGCACACTGGAAAGTGTGTCATGTGCATGCACCAGTTTTTTCTGACCTTGTATGTGTGGAATCGAGTCATGGACCGCCTCCCGGGGGAGCTTTCTTTTTAACGACCACAAGAGGGCTGGACCAGCGCATTATGATTCCCTGTTCCTCGGACCGGACCACCTCCTCACGAAACTACAGgaaattattatttcaaatgtaGGAAGACAGAGAAACAGATCTAACGACATAAATGACTCATCACAATGCACCATGTTTTGCGTCACAAAGCATAAGTCGCAATGATAGTTCGGATGATGCCAATTAAtacttttcataaaacaagAACTTGACCAAAGATCAACAAACTAATTAAAATACTTTAAGGGCTgctaaatcttttaaaaagttttgtaagtcCATGgctaataataacttttgaaaCCTTGAATACGTGGCATCGTTATAATTTCACATTATCCTTGTTTGGATCCAGCAATTAGCCtggttttaaatgtttcttgcTACGATTGTCTTGAaggtaaatttacaaataacaACTAGTTCATGGttgctaaaaataaataaataacaaaaacgaCTAAATTTTGctccaaaaaattaaaatatcaatACTTGCCGTTTCCCTTTGGCGCCACCTTGAAGCTTCACAAATGATCACAAGCAGCCTGCTACGACAAATCCTGGTATAGCCTAAGCAATAATTAACACGTAGACCAGAGCTGCTCAACTGGTGGACCGCGGTCCGAATGCGGACCTTTTCAGTGTTGAATCCGGACTTTATCTGTCTCAATATTTACTCaaatgaaatcgttcatcattagttttgttattcctgcttattcaattaatcagcGAGTATGTAAGTGGTAAATTAATACCCATCCAGAGAATTATTATATTACATAccgtattttaatacatttctATGACTGTAGGTTATTTCATGAGAGTTATAACAGACCtcagcaaattttgaagttttgtaaCTGGACCTTTGTTAAGAATAGTGGAGTACCCCTGAGTCGTAGACCAACTTGTTGGTAGGTATTGGAGAAACACGTGATATTTTAATGTGTGTGTGTAATTTTAATGAGTTCAGGCCACCGAACGTTGACATAACTACAGCAAGGGGAATAGGCCACTGTGCAACACCTAGTGTTCGGCTTGCGAACCCAACTGCTACAGCGTCGGAAGTGATGATGatgttgttatagaaaactgagtacatgaattctgtccaaattaagactgtaggcagtcataacctagatctcgttgcaagccaaaattcagggtaggtttatgatgtagttttgcgatggtagcttcttgatttaatgtactttgcattgaaaagcttaTCTCTgtgaattgggacatgaccccttaaggGGCTGTAGACCCACGGCCAAAGACAGTTCCGGTTAATATCGATAATACTGACACCGTGTAGGCTACGTTCATCATAAACGAATAATTGAATTTGGACATAAATTTTTCTGCAAACGGCGATGAACCGTTGAACTTTTGAAGCGAATCGCTAAATTCCTCAGACAAATGACATCTTATAATAaatgtctttatttttttcttgtttttagtaataaaactgttttctCTACGCGCTCAACCAGATGTAGCTTTATTAATCGATAAATATCTATTAGACCTTCTATGACGTCGACAAAGTGAGAAGCTCCCGGTAAAAAACGAATTGAAACTTGCCAGTGCAAGTATCAAACAAGTTCCCTGTAATATTGAAATGAAATCACCAGGCGGGTGGCGCCTGGCAGGCATTACCACAGTCTATTAGAGCGGTTTCTCGGTcagttcttttttaatttgaaatgaatttcGGGTTTGGGCATTGCATACTTTatcatgacgtcacaatacttTTTCTAGCGAAAACGATGAGTTCGGTCTAAATTACACAGTCTGGTCGCTGTATTTCTATTTCTCGCgctaaaaaacaataaattaaagttaCCAAAACGaactttttcatctttttgtgtttattaaaaatgcacaaattTCACGAcatcaacaaataaaacagaagCAGGTAAAAGCAATATTCTACACATCAGCACAAAGACACACAACTCATGGGACAAATTTAACAGAAATTGTGTATGAGTAAAAACTAACTGGACTTGTGTAGGCCACGTTTTTAACCCGGGCAGTGGTGCTAAGGTAAATCCATCATCGACGTCGTACGCACAAAATACAACTAGATCAAACatagaaaaaagattttacctttaaattacaaaaagcGACGACATTCAATTACTTTGAGCTCAAAGCAACTAATTCCGATCAAAAATCaagcacaaaatatttcactcAGTAACAGCAGATGAGGGTGACGTAGACCTAAGGATCAAATGCAACgagcacaaaaacaaaagtgtACATATTTGTACAGATCTAGGTGTGTATATACTAGTCTTGGGGCAATATGATTTAAAGAAAGTTCACGCAAACGcagaaatgacgtcacaaattcATTTTAACCTAAACTTCTATTGATATTTAAATAGATCACCACAAACATGACGTTTCATGCATTTTAAATTTCAGTCAACAACAAACCATGAAATTAATCTAAATAACAGTGGATGGTGTCAAAATGGACTTATTTATCATAATTCTGGTTTCAGCAAATGGCACATATTTACAATAACATCtcataaatgataaaagttttACGACAGTCTGTGTATTTCCATCGTTATTTCGTAATGGTTATGATAGCCAATAAATGGCATTAGAATTTGACTaaattgaagttgttaaaTATTGGAAGTGAATTGTCTCCAAAATGATCCAACAGCAAAGTTTCCCAATGAGATCAAAAGTCTCCTTCAATTTCCACTTCCGAGATCGCAACTGGGAAGAGTTTTTGGAACAATCGAGTGCATCCCTCGCTGATCTTCGAGAAGATCGTGGGTCGCTTCTCGGGCGAGAGATGGACGAACAGGAAGTACATCGGCACTCCTGTGAGAAGCATCCCGCATCCAATCAAAGATTCTTTTGTGTTTTCGAAGAAAGGAACAATGACGAGGAAGAGACAAGCCAGGCAGAAGATGATGGGGAAGAAGAGACTGAACTTGAGTGGTCGTGGAAGGTTGGGCTGAGAAATTCGCAGATAAACCTGTCCGGCTATTGACAGACCAACCGTCAGCCAGTACATGAAACTGTAGTAGTTGATCAAATCGAAGATGTCCTCCACGCAGAGGAAGATGAGAGTGAGGAGTCCGGTGAGGATGAGACTTGGTGCGGGTGTGAACTGTTTCAGACTGACCATCGCAAAATAGTCAGGGAGGTGACCTTCCCTGGCACCGACGAAGAAGAGTCGAGACGACGCCATAATTGACGAGTTCAGGCCACCGAACGTTGACATGGCGACAGCAAGGGGAATAAGCCACTGTGCAACACCTAGTGTTCGGCTCGCGAACCCAACTGCTACAGCATCGGAAGCGATGATGTCAGCCGGAGTGAGGACAGCATAATATGCGATGTTtgtcaaaatgtaaataacTGTACAAATGGGGAGAGAAACGTAAATGGCAAGCGGCAGGTTCCGATAAGGATTTTGCAGCTCCTCCACCATGAAGTTGAGAGTATCCCATCCAGAGTATGCATAGAGACCATTGTACATTGCTATTGCGATATCACCAACATTTGATGTTGTGCCAGCCCATGGTTTGGATAGTGACCCAGACCCTTTGCCGTTAAACAGAAACACAATTCCTGTTATGATTATGACAATCAAGGCAATAACCTTAGCATAAGCAAACACATCTTGTATTCTTGTCCCATATCGTACGTTCCAACAGTTCATGAACATGATTACGCAGACACAAACTGCTGCCAACAGCCTAACAGCTACAAATGGTGGCTCACAAGTTGGATAGAACGGTTGGATTAGATAAGTTGCAAATGTTATCGCAATTACAGCCTGCACAGTCGGTTCGATGATAAGCACCGATATCCAAAGTCGAACAAATCCAACTAGTGGACCGAAGGCTTCCAGAATGTAGGCATAGCTGGCACCTGATTTGACAATCGTTGTTCCAAGTTCAGCGTAGCATAAAGCACCAACCAGAGAAAAAACTCCACAAACCGACCAAATGATAAGACTGAGACCTGGTGAACCGCAACGTTCTTGGACTCCTTTGGgagttaaaaaaattcctGATCCAATAATGTTTCCCACGATCAAGGCAATTCCATTTGCAAGCGTGATCTTTTTCTTGAGGTTGACAGACTGCCGTGTTGCTGTCACATCTTCACTTGTAAGCTCTATGCCAGATCCTCCCATCGCTAATTAGGTTATAAAGTTGACTTACGTAATTTCTATGGGCTACCGATCtgtattaaaacatttcagcGAAATAAGATGAGAAAATTCTCACACAGACATCAACTGACGGAGGTCAGAATACATATTGAAAGTAAATTCAAACCAAAACACTAGTTTTAACTTTGATAAGTAGCAAACaatcacaaaataaattctGTCCAATAACAGAGCTATAGAAGtcgagaaaataaaaattatgtgGTGACTGTCACAACTCACAACATTGATTTCATAGTCTACCTGCAGCATGTATTACAACAATCGCCACATCTTCAAGTTTCAACTAACCTACCTACCTACCATTGTAATGTTACCCACTATTGACTATCTTGTATAGCAAGCTTTCATTTTAGCCCAGGGAGACATACGACAAAAAATTAGGGTTTATGTTTTACGCTTCACTAATATACAAttcttaattctttaatgaatGGAGCCAATAGGTGTGATTAGAAAGCAGTTGGCTTGcacttgcaatttttgtttgttacaacACGACATATTTGTTTCTTCGCCACATCGGTGATCTCCGAGTCGTCCGGTGCATCATATAAACTTCCCATACAAGCCCACCTTTATCGTTGTAAAAACCATTAAGAGCATAACATTGTTGAACAGTGTGATACGGTGCAATAATGTTGTTTATTCTCGGACCGAAGAAAGTTTTTGCtcgacttaaacccggcgatgattcctcatcgttAGAGCCctggttaccgagctagctgTTGCCAAAAAGAGGACAATTTCGCAGCAActacaatgcaaatagagttttacgtttaaagaatcTATCACGTCTTTTTGGATAATTATAATCATATGCAGAAGTAATGCATTCAGgttcaaaatcattacgtccttttctgaaacaatgATACTTGTGCTGCAGTTTATTAGAATTAGGttgtctaaattaaaacaatgataagaaaaatgattaaacCTCATGCTGTCGCCGAAGAATAGCATACAAATATAATTCTGTTGAAGATATTagcaacaaaatacaaaaagaggacatttgggcatttttcagTTTCCTCCGaggacaattcatttttctttagaaaattGGACAAATCCTCCTAAAAAAGGCACATGGAAGCCCTAACTTAACTAATTAACGAAAATTAAGCCTACTACATACTGACATATTGTAACTATAGTGTCGAATACTTTAAACTAAAGGTAGGTTAAAGCTTAAATATAACGGTAGTAACCTAGCTTATAACTACGGTACTGTACGCTGGTAGAGGCTCGTTAACTCATGTACTGCCTCAGCTACTTAAGCTTACCACGTGGCAATTCTGTTCCGTAAGCACCTGAAGCATGACACCGTGTAGGCTATACGTACCGTACATCATGAACCGGATGTCACTTGTAAAAACAAACCTGCACTCGTAGACTGGACAATTTGAATCAGCAACGGTACTTCACATAATTTGTTTATCAAGTCAGACGTAGTAAGCTATCCTACGGCGCATAACACAGTGGCTCTTAACAATCCAGTTTGTCGAATTACGCCGTTGTCAGAATAGCCGTAAGCTACATCACACACTGCCAAGCAACAGCATCTGTTCGTGCGAGCCCAGTTACTATAAGGGGGTGTGACGTACACACGTGGTTTGTGATTTACCGCTTTAGTCGTTGCTACTCTACGGAAATGGCGGCTCATCCAATATTGCATCATCCCAGGTGTAATCTCTTTAAACTATTCATATACGTTACACCAgtaaaaagtaatttaattaactataaatgtattttatgtaACAATAAACGCTTTAATATGAAGCACAAAGGTGGTGATCCGAAAACGTTTTCgtcttttttaacaaaagtcacttgaaatgttttaattatttgctTAATCTTTTCCTTCGAGCAGAAAATCACTTGACAATCCAATTCGTTTTATCAACTCTACTTCACGGTACTATTTGTTTACGTTGCAACTCATTCATGAAAATTTATTGTTCTAAAAAAAGCATAAACAACCTTGCGTCAACATGGTAAGATAGTTGATACGGAAGACTTCACACAAAATAGAGATCTTATGTTCCTAGTTTTCGCCAAAAACGGCAGCGGAAAGATCACTGAAATGAATTCAGTTGTTCTGAAGCCGACATCATACAACGTACTATTAAATATGGTTCATAATCAAGATGTCACAATCATGTAATCAGGTCCACAAACCTCGTTTATCTTAATTGCGGTATAATACGTCAAACATCGAAGTGTAATTGCTCATCGATGGCTCGCTTGCCCGAACAATCAAAGATTTCCCGTTCAAATTATAACTTGGTTTATATAAAATTCCCAATGCGGCTTAAAATTTGGCAGTAATATCGATTCACCGAACTGCCACCATCTGGCTATTTTGGCGCCACCAGTCAACCAGACCACGTGATTTTGCCACATTACGTCACTGTTTAGCAGTTGAATACTCTTGTTCAAATAGGTTTAAAATATTCGTGAGGTGCTGGATTGCCTGT contains the following coding sequences:
- the LOC143448704 gene encoding Y+L amino acid transporter 2-like, with protein sequence MGGSGIELTSEDVTATRQSVNLKKKITLANGIALIVGNIIGSGIFLTPKGVQERCGSPGLSLIIWSVCGVFSLVGALCYAELGTTIVKSGASYAYILEAFGPLVGFVRLWISVLIIEPTVQAVIAITFATYLIQPFYPTCEPPFVAVRLLAAVCVCVIMFMNCWNVRYGTRIQDVFAYAKVIALIVIIITGIVFLFNGKGSGSLSKPWAGTTSNVGDIAIAMYNGLYAYSGWDTLNFMVEELQNPYRNLPLAIYVSLPICTVIYILTNIAYYAVLTPADIIASDAVAVGFASRTLGVAQWLIPLAVAMSTFGGLNSSIMASSRLFFVGAREGHLPDYFAMVSLKQFTPAPSLILTGLLTLIFLCVEDIFDLINYYSFMYWLTVGLSIAGQVYLRISQPNLPRPLKFSLFFPIIFCLACLFLVIVPFFENTKESLIGCGMLLTGVPMYFLFVHLSPEKRPTIFSKISEGCTRLFQKLFPVAISEVEIEGDF
- the LOC143449256 gene encoding uncharacterized protein LOC143449256 — encoded protein: MSVAIRRILLGLDKKVQSRLSPAMRSKWNHPAGPKTIHFWCPVCKWGLVFTGMSDFARPASALSLNQSLSLGVTGSIWARYCLVIIPKNYFLCSCNVFLGLTGLVQTARVLKYKSEQPAAEEEIA